A single region of the Biomaibacter acetigenes genome encodes:
- a CDS encoding sulfide/dihydroorotate dehydrogenase-like FAD/NAD-binding protein, producing MTLNYYCIDAGSQYCPCHLAKTDNCLICSMLQGKDTCDCRWQGICVYQEYIWAGGKIEERKLLSVPVIEKNFVTDKLVTIKIFIPSASLVRDYNQPGAFAFLRPENSLEYYDVPLCVMDVDESKKIINFAVNIVGPKSKAIARSENKVLIRGPYWNGLFGLKHIKSSYNKHWLIIGRGIGQASIIPVVKNLLRGNNKITVLLDCGNIKVNLAEDELKKLGITPQEFDLNTTFHKMRLREIIEKDGVDFVYSGGSDVQHKFIQNVLNKLSFSIPLIISNNHQLCCGEGVCGSCETLIDGELIHFCKIQLRSEQVLGG from the coding sequence ATGACTTTAAATTACTATTGTATAGACGCCGGTTCCCAATACTGTCCATGCCATCTGGCAAAGACGGACAATTGCCTTATTTGCTCCATGCTCCAAGGAAAAGACACCTGTGACTGTAGATGGCAGGGGATTTGCGTATATCAGGAGTATATCTGGGCAGGTGGTAAAATAGAGGAAAGAAAATTGCTATCGGTTCCTGTAATAGAAAAAAACTTTGTCACAGATAAACTTGTAACCATCAAGATATTCATTCCCTCGGCTTCTCTTGTCAGGGACTACAATCAACCGGGGGCTTTTGCCTTTTTAAGGCCTGAAAATTCTCTGGAATACTATGATGTGCCTCTGTGCGTCATGGATGTGGATGAATCAAAAAAAATTATCAACTTTGCTGTAAATATAGTTGGTCCTAAATCAAAAGCCATAGCCAGATCAGAAAACAAAGTTTTGATCCGGGGGCCATACTGGAATGGACTTTTTGGTTTAAAACACATTAAGTCAAGTTACAATAAACACTGGCTCATAATAGGCAGGGGAATCGGCCAGGCATCAATAATCCCTGTGGTTAAAAACCTTTTGAGAGGAAACAACAAAATCACTGTTCTATTGGATTGCGGAAATATAAAAGTAAACCTGGCTGAAGATGAACTAAAAAAATTGGGGATTACCCCTCAAGAATTCGATTTGAACACCACCTTCCATAAGATGCGGTTGAGGGAGATTATAGAAAAAGATGGTGTAGATTTCGTATATAGCGGTGGTTCGGATGTTCAGCACAAGTTCATACAAAATGTTTTAAATAAGCTGAGCTTTAGTATACCGCTGATAATATCCAATAACCATCAACTGTGCTGCGGCGAAGGGGTTTGCGGGAGCTGTGAGACATTGATCGATGGTGAATTGATACATTTTTGCAAAATTCAGCTCAGAAGCGAACAAGTGCTGGGAGGGTAA
- the speE gene encoding polyamine aminopropyltransferase, with the protein MELWFSEYQSKNVRFSLRIKDMLYSRKTPYQFLSVFETEEMGRIMTLDDVVQLTTRDEFVYHEMISHVPLFTHRSPEKVLVIGGGDGGTIREILKHPVKKVHLVEIDEQVIEASKKFFPSLSLGFSDPRTSIFCEDGIEFVKNNKGYDVIIIDSTDPLGPAVGLFSREFYKDVFSALNNDGIMVAQTESPFFYGDFLKRVYGDISSIFRFTNIYTAVIPTYPGAFWTFTMGSKSIDPTAVDPGELPDLDTKYYSRDIHKSCFVLPPFVKNIISK; encoded by the coding sequence GTGGAGTTATGGTTTTCGGAGTACCAATCTAAAAATGTCAGATTCTCATTGAGAATAAAAGATATGTTGTATTCCAGGAAAACCCCATATCAATTTCTTTCTGTGTTCGAAACGGAAGAAATGGGGAGAATTATGACTCTGGATGATGTGGTACAGCTTACCACCAGGGACGAATTTGTATATCATGAGATGATATCCCACGTTCCACTCTTCACACACCGATCCCCGGAGAAGGTGCTGGTAATAGGCGGAGGCGACGGAGGCACCATAAGGGAAATTCTCAAACACCCGGTAAAAAAGGTTCACCTGGTTGAAATAGATGAACAGGTGATTGAGGCTTCCAAAAAGTTTTTCCCATCTTTAAGCCTCGGTTTTTCAGACCCGAGAACCAGCATTTTTTGCGAAGATGGTATTGAATTTGTAAAAAATAATAAGGGTTATGATGTCATTATCATCGACTCGACTGATCCCCTTGGGCCTGCGGTGGGACTTTTTTCAAGGGAGTTTTATAAAGACGTGTTTAGTGCTTTAAATAATGACGGAATTATGGTGGCTCAGACCGAATCGCCATTTTTCTATGGTGACTTTTTAAAACGCGTTTACGGCGATATTTCATCGATTTTTAGGTTTACTAATATTTATACGGCGGTTATCCCAACTTACCCCGGAGCTTTTTGGACCTTTACCATGGGCTCCAAATCCATAGACCCAACAGCAGTGGACCCCGGAGAATTACCGGACCTGGATACCAAGTATTATTCCCGTGATATACACAAAAGCTGTTTTGTCCTGCCCCCCTTTGTAAAAAATATAATTTCAAAATAA
- a CDS encoding FCD domain-containing protein produces the protein MLLEKQRLFYMILKIIANSQIPVGSGFIRDNLKMQGFDISEATAGRILRELDIKGYTEKIGFKGRNLTASGHKKLKELEQEHRINHYGNELVNAIKVTGKQELLDILIARKAIESQLAKLAAQFITPEEIQEMEEIIRSQQEHVDRGISIADDDIKFHKAIARAAKNRVLDAAMDLIRQHGQISPILEYIRKEVRSTVLLDHKNIFQAIVSRDAEMAEKAMVRHIENLAKDVKKYWEIVYNDDNFNGNN, from the coding sequence ATGTTACTGGAGAAGCAACGTCTGTTCTACATGATTTTAAAAATAATTGCAAACTCTCAAATACCGGTAGGATCTGGCTTCATACGCGACAATTTAAAGATGCAGGGATTTGATATAAGTGAAGCCACGGCAGGCCGTATTCTTAGGGAACTGGATATTAAAGGCTATACCGAAAAAATCGGATTTAAGGGTAGAAATTTGACAGCTTCCGGTCATAAAAAATTGAAGGAATTAGAACAGGAACATCGAATAAATCATTATGGGAATGAACTTGTAAATGCTATCAAAGTCACCGGAAAACAGGAATTGCTGGATATTTTAATAGCCCGAAAAGCCATAGAAAGCCAGCTGGCAAAACTTGCAGCACAATTTATAACACCGGAAGAAATCCAAGAAATGGAGGAAATAATCCGCAGTCAACAAGAACATGTGGATAGGGGCATATCGATTGCTGATGACGATATAAAATTTCACAAGGCGATAGCCCGGGCTGCAAAGAACAGGGTTCTAGATGCCGCCATGGATTTGATAAGACAACACGGCCAGATATCTCCCATCCTGGAATATATAAGAAAAGAAGTAAGAAGCACTGTCCTTCTTGACCATAAAAACATATTTCAGGCTATTGTTTCCAGAGATGCCGAAATGGCGGAAAAAGCTATGGTGCGTCATATAGAAAACCTGGCAAAGGATGTTAAAAAGTATTGGGAAATAGTATACAATGATGATAACTTTAACGGTAATAATTGA
- a CDS encoding pseudouridine synthase — protein sequence MKIRLQKFLASVGVASRRASEKIIQDGRVQVNGRIVRELGVKIDPDVDEIKVDGKACRKEPRHIYILINKPIGVVTTVKDPFGRPTVLDLIKGLKERVYPVGRLDMDTEGLLILTNDGEVTYRLTHPKHEVEKTYLAHVRGMVGRQQILMLETGVKLEDGLTAPAKVRIVKYDGDSTVLEIKIHEGKKRQVRRMCSAVGNPVIYLKRTHIGTLSLKNLKPGQWRFMTAKEIEYIKNL from the coding sequence TTGAAAATACGACTGCAGAAATTTTTAGCAAGTGTTGGAGTAGCATCGAGAAGAGCCAGTGAAAAAATAATACAGGACGGCAGGGTTCAGGTCAATGGCAGGATTGTAAGAGAACTTGGTGTTAAGATAGATCCGGATGTCGATGAAATTAAAGTAGATGGAAAGGCATGTCGTAAAGAACCCCGCCATATATATATATTGATTAACAAACCCATAGGGGTAGTAACCACAGTAAAAGACCCTTTCGGCAGACCTACCGTACTTGATCTCATAAAAGGTCTGAAGGAAAGGGTCTACCCTGTGGGCCGCCTTGACATGGATACCGAGGGTCTTTTGATACTCACCAATGACGGCGAAGTGACTTACAGGTTGACTCATCCGAAACATGAAGTTGAAAAGACATATTTAGCCCATGTCAGGGGAATGGTTGGCAGACAGCAAATACTGATGCTGGAGACGGGCGTAAAGCTGGAAGATGGCCTTACGGCACCTGCAAAGGTAAGGATCGTAAAATACGACGGTGATTCCACGGTTCTGGAGATAAAAATTCACGAGGGCAAAAAACGTCAGGTAAGACGGATGTGCAGTGCTGTTGGGAATCCTGTAATTTATTTAAAAAGGACACATATAGGTACGCTTTCATTAAAAAATCTAAAGCCGGGCCAGTGGAGATTTATGACAGCAAAAGAAATAGAATACATTAAAAATCTTTAA
- a CDS encoding cobalamin B12-binding domain-containing protein produces the protein MPVQKKKVLLAPLDPVHDIGLKMIKRGLDQAGHETLLLPPDYSQEEIIKAIIDNKADVVLVSRTLGYGVAEILGKFIDLAEAAGIRDRVKIGIGGMAIRPELAAELGFDAGFGPGTTVQEALAFVEGREYVPEEVKGKKVKKDITQGYNYEFKNKSIEKLLDTIVDGILNYVSDKTTTAIQRAELRKKILEVQNESEKQSLRMEYSKLCDETVRAFYESGKYREKTRPLSYAELKSLENYVLEVNSRMNPLKLQHIEENPVVFIQYGTGCPFMDIAHIKSCEAWGADGVVHFDPSWGARTEGFFDGYITHEEDGSVITYENLKGIKDSLSSFTLWQVRAHRGLNTPETVLLAGKIGADLTKINIAYGSLGGGTDPERLTVDAVSAIKYAAEYNMPFDVVTNEELCGVPAYKAFAGMLIVSKLGLRLGAKPILQPLFCYSPEVMVSGQMEDNYVDFNAAKIMCLRNIVNAPIWCGAPIGFLTQTEDRVQSSLMTALHASLASSLGVDGISIASADEAFSGGPISVPARIDTLRATQSAFRFFGKSDIVPTKFAEKWAEEIESGIEKVLESIAKNGNFVDALYKGLLGSREEGAYPGRAGRGTVIKV, from the coding sequence ATGCCTGTTCAAAAAAAGAAAGTGCTTTTAGCTCCTCTTGATCCGGTGCATGATATAGGTTTGAAAATGATTAAAAGAGGCCTGGATCAGGCAGGCCATGAAACATTGCTTTTACCGCCGGATTATTCTCAAGAGGAGATTATTAAGGCAATCATAGACAACAAGGCTGATGTGGTTTTGGTCAGCAGGACTCTTGGATACGGTGTAGCGGAGATTCTCGGAAAGTTTATCGACTTGGCGGAGGCGGCAGGTATTAGAGATAGGGTTAAAATCGGTATCGGAGGTATGGCCATTCGACCCGAGCTTGCTGCAGAACTCGGATTCGATGCCGGGTTTGGACCGGGGACAACGGTGCAGGAGGCTCTTGCTTTCGTTGAAGGCCGTGAATATGTTCCCGAAGAAGTGAAGGGTAAAAAGGTCAAAAAAGATATTACTCAAGGATATAATTATGAGTTTAAAAACAAATCCATTGAAAAACTCCTCGACACTATAGTTGACGGAATACTGAACTATGTAAGCGATAAAACCACCACTGCCATACAAAGGGCTGAACTGAGGAAAAAAATACTGGAAGTACAAAACGAATCTGAAAAGCAAAGCCTGCGGATGGAATACAGCAAACTGTGTGATGAAACCGTCAGGGCTTTTTATGAGTCCGGAAAATATAGGGAGAAAACCAGACCTCTTTCTTATGCTGAATTAAAGTCTTTGGAAAATTATGTCCTGGAAGTTAACTCCAGAATGAATCCTTTGAAGTTGCAGCATATTGAAGAAAATCCCGTGGTCTTTATTCAATACGGCACAGGATGCCCCTTCATGGATATAGCCCATATAAAATCGTGTGAAGCATGGGGAGCCGATGGGGTTGTCCATTTTGACCCATCCTGGGGAGCCAGAACCGAAGGGTTTTTTGATGGTTATATAACCCATGAAGAAGATGGCTCGGTTATAACCTATGAAAATCTGAAAGGAATCAAGGATTCTTTAAGTTCGTTTACGTTGTGGCAGGTGAGGGCCCACCGGGGTCTTAACACTCCGGAAACGGTATTGTTGGCAGGTAAGATAGGAGCGGATCTTACAAAAATCAATATCGCCTACGGTTCTCTGGGAGGCGGCACCGACCCCGAAAGGCTGACCGTAGATGCGGTCAGTGCCATCAAATATGCTGCTGAATACAACATGCCTTTTGATGTGGTCACAAATGAGGAACTGTGCGGCGTACCGGCATACAAAGCTTTTGCGGGTATGCTGATAGTTTCCAAACTGGGCTTAAGGCTAGGTGCAAAACCCATTTTACAGCCTCTGTTTTGTTATTCACCGGAAGTAATGGTAAGCGGTCAGATGGAAGATAACTATGTGGATTTCAATGCGGCAAAAATTATGTGCCTCAGAAATATTGTAAACGCTCCCATCTGGTGCGGAGCGCCCATAGGATTTTTAACCCAGACTGAAGACAGGGTTCAGTCCTCTTTAATGACAGCGCTGCATGCATCACTGGCCTCTTCCCTTGGAGTTGATGGCATCTCCATCGCTTCGGCAGATGAAGCCTTTTCGGGAGGCCCAATTTCAGTTCCTGCAAGAATAGACACATTGAGGGCAACTCAATCGGCTTTTAGATTTTTTGGTAAATCCGATATCGTTCCAACAAAATTTGCAGAAAAATGGGCTGAAGAAATCGAAAGCGGCATAGAAAAAGTGCTGGAATCCATTGCTAAAAACGGCAACTTTGTTGATGCCCTGTACAAAGGTCTGCTAGGCAGCAGGGAAGAAGGAGCATACCCCGGAAGAGCCGGAAGAGGTACGGTAATAAAAGTGTAA
- a CDS encoding NAD(P)-binding domain-containing protein: protein METVAIVGTGRMGSLLARKLSEKYKLILIDKDVRRCGMLARELGAEGTMEYSLLSEADFIIIALPASIIPGAIGEIKPFLKQEHILINISTDTNMEAFAPLKNCCKLVSAKIIGHALQIDFGELPLIMIDGENEKARNKTAEIFGNIGAVKFGPEKIVAEINHIASEEGIKAAYNIQNRLKQLNIPEEYMSFAIRNVACGTMNAYAVGDAGPFAREIIKKLNQNQN, encoded by the coding sequence ATGGAGACAGTAGCCATAGTCGGAACAGGCAGGATGGGCTCGCTGTTGGCCAGAAAACTATCAGAAAAATATAAACTTATACTTATTGATAAAGATGTACGCCGATGCGGAATGCTAGCAAGGGAATTAGGAGCGGAAGGCACCATGGAATACTCGCTTCTTAGCGAGGCTGATTTTATTATCATAGCTTTACCGGCTTCAATAATTCCCGGGGCTATCGGGGAAATAAAACCTTTTTTAAAACAGGAACATATTTTGATAAATATTTCCACAGACACCAATATGGAGGCGTTTGCCCCCCTAAAGAATTGCTGCAAACTTGTTTCGGCAAAAATCATCGGCCATGCGCTTCAGATAGACTTTGGAGAACTTCCGCTTATAATGATAGATGGGGAAAATGAAAAAGCCCGCAATAAGACCGCCGAAATCTTCGGCAATATCGGGGCAGTTAAATTTGGGCCTGAAAAAATAGTCGCGGAAATTAATCATATTGCCAGCGAAGAAGGCATTAAAGCTGCCTATAACATTCAAAATAGGCTAAAGCAGCTCAATATACCAGAAGAATATATGAGCTTTGCCATAAGAAATGTGGCCTGCGGCACCATGAACGCTTATGCTGTGGGAGATGCAGGGCCTTTTGCTCGGGAGATAATAAAAAAGCTAAATCAAAATCAAAACTGA
- a CDS encoding DUF6917 domain-containing protein, whose amino-acid sequence MADPYKTGMFKMNPYAKKKPLKGNLVVVLDGKYEERGLKLIAQPSRCLLQNEVHEMILTDETKGPGDTVNRIAYLGFFTVKESTVIVVGDEVKVAGNVVGKIAGFDETHMPNHYNIVIYSDERISGNERNLKLDDEVEIG is encoded by the coding sequence ATGGCAGATCCATATAAAACAGGAATGTTTAAAATGAATCCATATGCCAAGAAAAAACCTTTAAAAGGGAACCTCGTGGTTGTCCTTGATGGGAAATATGAGGAACGTGGGTTAAAACTCATTGCTCAACCATCCCGCTGCCTTTTGCAAAATGAAGTTCATGAAATGATACTAACGGACGAAACAAAGGGACCTGGAGATACAGTAAACAGAATTGCCTATCTTGGGTTTTTTACTGTCAAGGAAAGCACCGTCATTGTTGTAGGTGATGAGGTAAAAGTGGCGGGAAATGTCGTTGGAAAGATAGCAGGTTTTGACGAAACTCACATGCCAAACCATTATAATATTGTAATCTATAGTGATGAGCGCATATCAGGAAATGAAAGAAATCTAAAGCTGGATGATGAGGTAGAAATCGGATAA
- a CDS encoding GNAT family N-acetyltransferase, which produces MIFIRKASPADIPRIKEILLKVNLSTDIEDYIDNFMVMEIDGSIVATAGLEVYQDTAILRSVAVMPEFQHQNLGDGLVRAMINFADRRNIRKLFLFTQTARGFFEKIGFKPISRESIDEKCKASKQYRGICPVFSSVMELDVKNSLIIYIVDRKNRRLFLC; this is translated from the coding sequence TTGATATTTATTCGTAAGGCTTCACCTGCGGATATTCCCAGAATTAAAGAGATTTTATTAAAAGTTAACTTATCGACAGACATCGAAGATTATATTGATAATTTCATGGTAATGGAAATTGATGGCTCCATTGTAGCAACAGCAGGGCTTGAAGTATATCAAGATACAGCCATTTTAAGATCGGTAGCAGTAATGCCGGAATTTCAACACCAGAACCTGGGCGACGGTCTGGTCAGAGCCATGATAAATTTTGCCGACCGCAGAAACATAAGAAAGTTGTTTTTATTTACTCAAACCGCTCGAGGATTTTTTGAAAAAATCGGGTTTAAGCCTATTTCAAGAGAATCCATTGATGAAAAATGTAAAGCTTCAAAACAGTACAGAGGTATTTGTCCTGTTTTCTCCAGTGTAATGGAACTGGATGTAAAGAATTCTTTAATAATATACATTGTAGACCGTAAAAATCGCAGACTTTTTTTATGTTAA
- a CDS encoding FAD-dependent oxidoreductase: protein MTEIIVIGGGWAGCGAALAARKAGANVTILEKTDMLLGCGLVGGIIRNNGRFTAAEEAIALGAGELFHIADSVARHKNVDFPGHKHATLYDVTKIEPKVREFLEGMGINIKFKSRAMDVKVRDNTIQGIVLANEEIIEGDEFIETTGSSGPMGNCLKHGNGCSMCIQRCPAYGPRVSISKKAGVEDLVGKRSVDTYGAMSGSCKLNKDTLGENIKRQLDEKGVVVVKIPEEYIKREKISMKVCQQYALEEYAANIILLDTGYAKFMTPFFPLEDLRKIKGFESARFEDPYAASKGNSIRYMSMAPRDDYMQVLGLNNLFCAGEKSGPFVGHTEAICTGILAGHNSVRKALNMELVKLPRTLAIGDIIAYVNEQLKAEHGLYKRFTFAGSTYFERMKQLGLYETSPEVIKERVAKLGLTGFFNENLAIKQEKVVGMYNNRF from the coding sequence ATGACCGAAATAATAGTGATAGGTGGAGGATGGGCAGGTTGTGGTGCTGCCCTGGCTGCGAGAAAGGCCGGTGCAAATGTAACAATTCTGGAAAAGACCGATATGCTTTTGGGGTGCGGCCTCGTAGGAGGTATAATTCGCAATAACGGTAGGTTTACGGCAGCAGAAGAAGCAATTGCTCTGGGGGCAGGAGAACTTTTTCACATAGCTGACAGCGTCGCAAGACACAAAAATGTGGACTTTCCGGGCCACAAACATGCAACTTTATATGATGTGACAAAAATCGAACCGAAGGTTCGTGAATTTTTAGAGGGCATGGGTATAAATATAAAATTTAAATCCCGGGCAATGGATGTAAAAGTCAGGGATAATACAATACAGGGTATTGTGCTTGCCAATGAAGAAATCATCGAAGGCGACGAATTTATTGAAACAACCGGCTCATCCGGCCCTATGGGAAATTGTTTGAAACATGGCAATGGCTGCTCCATGTGTATTCAGAGATGTCCGGCATATGGCCCGAGAGTTAGTATAAGTAAAAAAGCCGGTGTGGAAGATTTAGTCGGAAAGCGGTCTGTTGACACATATGGAGCAATGAGCGGGTCCTGCAAATTAAACAAAGATACTTTGGGAGAAAATATAAAAAGACAACTGGATGAAAAGGGAGTTGTGGTGGTTAAAATACCTGAAGAATATATAAAAAGAGAAAAAATATCCATGAAAGTATGCCAGCAATATGCCCTGGAAGAATATGCCGCAAATATTATTCTTCTGGATACCGGATATGCTAAATTCATGACCCCGTTTTTTCCATTGGAAGACCTGAGAAAAATAAAAGGGTTCGAAAGTGCCAGGTTTGAAGATCCTTACGCTGCGAGTAAAGGAAACTCCATAAGATATATGTCTATGGCTCCGAGGGATGATTATATGCAGGTATTGGGATTAAATAATCTCTTTTGTGCCGGCGAAAAGTCAGGACCATTCGTCGGGCACACTGAAGCCATTTGTACCGGAATTCTGGCAGGTCATAACAGTGTCAGAAAAGCACTGAATATGGAACTTGTAAAGCTGCCGAGGACCCTGGCCATAGGAGATATAATCGCTTATGTAAATGAACAGTTAAAGGCCGAACATGGACTTTATAAAAGGTTCACGTTTGCAGGCTCAACGTATTTTGAAAGAATGAAGCAATTAGGTCTTTATGAAACCTCCCCGGAGGTCATAAAAGAAAGAGTTGCAAAATTGGGTCTAACAGGATTTTTTAACGAAAACCTTGCTATTAAGCAGGAAAAAGTGGTAGGAATGTATAATAATAGATTCTAA
- a CDS encoding RidA family protein gives MKKINLEYALKGGVFYVIRKKLQELGITLPEPPKPVAAYVPGVKVDKYIYTAGQIPFVNGELKYKGKAGKEVTVEDAYEAAKICALNCLSIIKSLAGSLDNVEKIVKVVGFVNSADGFNQQPKVINGASELLGQIFGDAGAHARSAVGVSELPMDATCEVELIVKIK, from the coding sequence ATGAAAAAAATAAATTTGGAATACGCTTTGAAGGGAGGTGTATTTTATGTCATTCGAAAAAAGCTTCAGGAGTTGGGCATCACATTGCCTGAACCGCCAAAACCGGTTGCAGCTTATGTTCCAGGGGTAAAAGTAGATAAGTATATCTATACTGCAGGTCAGATTCCCTTCGTAAATGGGGAGTTGAAGTATAAGGGGAAAGCCGGAAAAGAAGTTACGGTGGAAGATGCTTATGAAGCGGCCAAAATTTGTGCATTAAACTGTCTGAGCATTATAAAATCCTTGGCGGGAAGTCTTGACAACGTTGAAAAAATAGTTAAAGTTGTCGGATTCGTAAATAGTGCCGATGGTTTCAACCAGCAGCCAAAAGTCATAAATGGTGCTTCAGAATTGCTGGGCCAGATTTTTGGCGATGCAGGGGCCCATGCGCGCTCCGCGGTAGGTGTGAGCGAGCTACCCATGGATGCCACATGTGAAGTTGAACTTATTGTAAAAATAAAATAA
- a CDS encoding FAD-dependent oxidoreductase — translation MPKVVVIGGGWSGCAAALSAKKAGADVVLLERTDMLLGTGLVGGIMRNNGRFTATEEMIAMGGGELFQVTDNVARHKNIEFPGHKHATLYDVARVEPAVKKVLLDAGIEIHTESRVKDVEAEGKKIKAVITDNDERFEGDVFVECTGTAGPQGNCTKYGNGCAMCIIRCPSYGPRISVAGKMGVKEMMAKKADGTYGAMSGSCKLHKDSLSKDIVNKLDSTGVAVIPVPEEVREGADILNKKACQQYALKEFIENVVLLDTGHAKLMTPFFPLENLRRIPGFENARYEDPYAGNRGNSMRYLAISPRDNFLKTEGVDNLFCGGEKAGPLVGHTEAICTGTLAGANAVRFAMGKELAQIPTELAVGDAIAYVKEQMKTEEGISKKYTFSGSVYFERMKQLGLYTTDVNAIKQRVEKAGMTNFFNQKIV, via the coding sequence ATGCCAAAAGTAGTTGTAATTGGCGGTGGATGGTCAGGTTGCGCCGCAGCACTTTCCGCAAAAAAAGCCGGCGCCGATGTAGTTTTGCTTGAGAGAACGGATATGCTGCTGGGAACCGGCCTGGTAGGCGGTATTATGAGAAATAACGGAAGATTTACCGCTACCGAAGAAATGATTGCAATGGGTGGCGGAGAATTATTCCAGGTAACGGATAATGTTGCCCGCCATAAAAATATCGAATTTCCGGGCCATAAGCATGCAACATTATACGATGTGGCAAGGGTTGAACCGGCTGTAAAAAAGGTTTTACTGGATGCAGGTATCGAAATTCATACCGAAAGCAGAGTAAAAGATGTTGAAGCCGAGGGTAAAAAGATTAAAGCGGTTATTACCGATAACGATGAAAGATTTGAGGGCGACGTCTTTGTAGAATGTACCGGAACGGCAGGCCCTCAGGGTAACTGCACTAAATATGGAAACGGATGTGCCATGTGCATCATAAGATGCCCAAGTTACGGCCCCAGAATAAGCGTTGCCGGCAAAATGGGAGTAAAAGAAATGATGGCTAAGAAAGCCGACGGCACTTATGGAGCCATGAGCGGATCCTGTAAGCTTCACAAGGATTCCCTTTCCAAAGATATAGTTAATAAATTAGATTCTACCGGTGTAGCGGTAATTCCCGTTCCTGAAGAGGTAAGGGAAGGAGCCGATATTTTAAATAAAAAAGCATGCCAGCAATATGCCTTGAAGGAATTTATCGAAAATGTGGTGCTTTTGGATACAGGCCATGCTAAATTGATGACGCCATTTTTCCCTCTGGAAAACCTAAGGAGAATTCCAGGGTTTGAAAATGCCAGATATGAGGACCCATATGCCGGAAATCGAGGTAATTCTATGAGGTATCTGGCCATTTCTCCAAGAGACAATTTCTTAAAGACCGAAGGGGTAGACAATCTCTTCTGCGGCGGTGAAAAGGCCGGCCCCCTGGTAGGCCATACCGAAGCTATTTGCACCGGTACTCTGGCCGGAGCCAATGCTGTCAGGTTTGCAATGGGCAAAGAACTGGCACAGATACCCACCGAACTTGCTGTAGGTGATGCCATCGCTTATGTAAAAGAACAGATGAAAACCGAAGAAGGTATTTCCAAAAAATATACTTTCTCAGGTTCGGTGTATTTTGAAAGAATGAAGCAGCTGGGCCTTTACACTACAGATGTAAATGCCATAAAACAACGGGTAGAAAAAGCAGGCATGACAAACTTCTTTAATCAGAAAATAGTATAA